In uncultured Cohaesibacter sp., a genomic segment contains:
- a CDS encoding DJ-1/PfpI family protein produces the protein MTSILIIAGDYSEDYEVMVPYQALLMLGYKVDVVCPNKRKGDFIRTAIHDFEGDQTYSEKPGHLFCLNATFSLVEPGLYDGLYLAGGRACEYLRLDQDILSICRDFMARKAPLAAICHGIQILTAADVIKGRKLTAYPAVAPEVRMAGGKFITVEPEESVVDGNLVTSPAWPGHPALLRNFVSLIGSQT, from the coding sequence ATGACAAGTATTCTCATTATAGCTGGCGACTATTCGGAAGATTATGAAGTCATGGTTCCCTACCAGGCGTTATTGATGCTTGGGTATAAGGTTGATGTCGTTTGCCCCAACAAGCGTAAGGGCGATTTCATTCGTACGGCAATTCATGACTTCGAGGGTGATCAGACCTATTCTGAGAAACCGGGTCATCTCTTTTGCCTCAATGCCACTTTCTCGCTGGTCGAGCCGGGTCTTTATGACGGGCTTTATCTGGCTGGCGGGCGGGCCTGCGAATATCTCAGACTTGATCAGGATATCCTTTCCATTTGCCGCGATTTCATGGCGCGCAAGGCACCGTTGGCTGCCATTTGCCATGGCATCCAGATCCTGACAGCAGCCGATGTCATCAAGGGGCGCAAGCTCACGGCCTATCCGGCGGTTGCGCCGGAAGTTCGCATGGCCGGCGGAAAATTTATCACAGTTGAACCGGAAGAATCCGTAGTGGACGGAAATCTCGTGACCTCGCCAGCATGGCCCGGTCATCCCGCCTTGCTGCGCAATTTTGTCAGTTTAATCGGTTCTCAAACATAG